In Gigantopelta aegis isolate Gae_Host chromosome 14, Gae_host_genome, whole genome shotgun sequence, the following proteins share a genomic window:
- the LOC121388670 gene encoding uncharacterized protein LOC121388670 isoform X1 produces MGTTCSSPTEQSVSMQRIKEERCDHGRQLHRSASMTSSNNVDVIVPPKVTALSNENTVISIPHLEENSLTPNDAIVQTDRESVLKTQENPDSRSLAPSDTFSSMTPECTSAATTPRFVKREVSSLNYISEPVYRLLKGHVGDLGDIKPRVIRLFVVACCSDSISERTILETKIFPSLKRFCAERKYCLELVDSNWPTCCHVKEIRRELSQQLLQDCILTSSLVLVLIFLNNKLEYSVPRQINSSDFEDIRTRLQPNSDERFLLESCYTKSNSDVYTLCVCSECDKTKLNSQCNRIDRLIALFQQNMTECQAEKYLLSAQEDELTSALTLSGIQPGHVVMINRNFVRLQDHLAPNYFNMNDGVIDKHSQAKIHQLKELVESIIPGANVIRHSVKWKSLDNDLGETFEDREYLKRFTTEVEAAVLKVIGDHVDTEDRSPYNNYTGINRRLCEELMHQSRLCQTFSNEVNSSVIAKLRTYLQNSAQNPMVLHGPPGSGRSSVIAKMAAECPRLLPEAAALVRFCGMTPFSCSMFSVFHSIIQQIDCLNESSFNPGKDEMPHRSFPVYSERACFQTLLDLATELQPLVILMDDVTADSGSWLPRQLPPHVKMIVTLQDQQTVERLKKDFRQDNCFIELPELSGENSKYLNALTKHLLSECTLKSNAPFEVSGGTEKKTTPNESVNIKTISDEYFSVIERQFGRDLVVRILRLLLSAKVGLMSSALIDLLLDDDDANSVPTRHLVTTTWQCVRCCLLPFLHSCHHGDSILHMWMSASLKVLARERYLSSADDVKSIHKQICYYLVKRWNESHGTSGTSDSKSVIKPSENNLVHELPYHSILSGSKDRKLLDSFIYNPVWLADSIDFTSTVHVCQVLRFVQTEPDGDDSIDLETMLQVIWLSHQALDVSGRQIYSQMITRLRSVMHDAKRLPKISKLFNVCRSSKVSYVVPSKMCLARDIKEADRLAECHGEAPCSLYVIGPNSGRVANLFDEKGEIVIWDLSSGEQVKTLRNLNHPRALAMIDDSRAVILCDRELKVYDLDREQVVRNLRGVLNLKMPLFSVPNQENVVALSRNRMYVNVLDIATGDMVATFKAGEDRFLDSLLVSKNGNVLVCGDATQKPSPLLVWNLKESRLVHDLRMAQHEYITSIADVTNDGHYVVCACVELDTENPNFVAVYDLASGQLFKVLKTTRNTTCLSTDVHLNCVVSGLETGDFLVWDLVSGHTKFYIHGVGSWFNCMAMASQSPICMSYYTGVKKNPEARTVCLWDYKKGCLLTSFTFDSPLTCAVLSPDGHKVVVGLHGYEDIIVLRLTPMVYQEGSNSRNDES; encoded by the exons ATGGGAACCACGTGCTCTTCTCCCACAGAACAATCGGTGTCGATGCAAAG GATTAAAGAGGAACGATGCGATCATGGACGCCAGCTTCACCGGAGCGCCAGCATGACGTCATCAAACAACGTCGACGTCATCGTGCCACCCAAAGTGACGGCTCTCAGCAACGAGAACACCGTGATCAGCATCCCGCACTTGGAAGAAAACTCATTAACTCCCAATGACGCCATTGTCCAAACGGACAGAGAATCAGTGCTCAAAACACAGGAAAACCCGGACAGCCGGAGCCTAGCGCCGTCCGACACATTTTCATCTATGACTCCAGAGTGCACGAGCGCCGCTACAACACCCAGATTTGTTAAACGGGAAGTGTCCAGTCTGAACTATATTTCCGAACCTGTGTATCGTCTGCTCAAAGGTCATGTCGGTGATCTTGGTGACATCAAACCAAGAGTGATTCGCCTCTTTGTGGTGGCTTGCTGCAGTG atagCATCAGTGAAAGGACAATCTTAGAAACGAAAATATTCCCATCATTGAAACGGTTTTGTGCTGAGAGAAAATATTGTTTGGAACTTGTCGACAGTAACTGGCCAACGTGTTGTCATGTGAAAGAAATAAGAAGAGAGTTATCTCAACAACTGCTTCAAGATTGTATTCTGACGTCATCACTTGTTCTCGTTCTG ATTTTCCTCAACAATAAACTAGAGTATTCAGTTCCGCGCCAAATTAACTCTTCGGATTTTGAAGACATTCGTACCAGGCTACAACCCAACAGTGACGAACGTTTCCTTCTTGAATCTTGTTATACCAAGAGTAATTCAGACGTTTACACGCTGTGCGTGTGCAGCGAGTGTGATAAGACAAAATTGAACAGTCAGTGCAATAGAATAGACCGGCTCATTGCATTGTTTCAGCAAAACATGACTGAATGCCAGGCTGAGAAATATCTGCTATCTG CACAAGAGGATGAACTGACGTCGGCGCTGACGTTGAGCGGAATTCAGCCGGGACACGTCGTCATGATCAACAGGAACTTCGTCAGGCTTCAGGATCACTTGGCGCCCAACTACTTTAACATGAACGACGGCGTGATCGACAAGCACTCGCAGGCGAAGATTCACCAGCTGAAGGAACTCGTCGAGTCCATTATTCCCGGAGCCAACGTCATCCGGCACAGCGTCAAGTGGAAGTCGTTGGACAATGACCTTGGAGAGACGTTCGAGGACCGCGAGTATTTGAAGCGATTTACCACAGAAGTGGAAGCCGCCGTTCTCAAGGTCATTGGCGATCACGTGGACACCGAGGACAGGTCTccgtataataattatacag GTATTAATCGTCGGCTTTGCGAAGAACTGATGCATCAATCTCGTCTGTGCCAAACATTCTCAAACGAAGTGAACTCATCTGTGATAGCCAAGCTGCGAACCTACCTCCAGAACAGCGCCCAGAATCCCATGGTGCTACACGGCCCGCCCGGAAGTGGAAGGTCCAGCGTCATAGCCAAGATGGCGGCCGAGTGCCCTCGTCTGCTTCCGGAAGCGGCGGCGCTGGTGCGGTTCTGCGGCATGACGCCGTTCTCGTGCAGCATGTTCAGTGTGTTTCACAGCATTATTCAGCAGATCGACTGCCTGAACGAGTCCAGCTTCAACCCTGGTAAAGATGAG ATGCCGCACCGATCATTCCCTGTCTATTCGGAACGCGCGTGCTTTCAAACTCTTCTTGACCTTGCCACCGAACTCCAGCCATTGGTCATTCTGATGGATGACGTGACCGCTGACTCGGGAAGTTGGTTGCCAAGGCAACTCCCGCCCCACGTGAAGATGATCGTCACTCTGCAAGACCAGCAGACAGTCGAACGACTTAAGAAGGAT TTTCGTCAAGACAACTGTTTCATTGAACTGCCAGAACTCAGTGGTGAAAATTCTAAATATTTGAACGCCTTGACGAAACATCTTTTATCTGAATGCACATTAAAGAGCAACGCACCTTTCGAAGTATCTGGTGGTACAGAGAAGAAAACCACACCAAACGAATCAGTAAACATCAAAACAATATCAGACGAATACTTCAGCGTTATCGAGAGGCAGTTCGGACGTGATCTAGTTGTTCGTATTTTGCGATTGTTGTTGTCGGCAAAAGTGGGGCTGATGAGTTCGGCACTAATAGACCTGTTGCTAGACGACGACGACGCCAATTCTGTTCCCACAAGGCATCTCGTGACGACCACGTGGCAATGCGTCAGATGTTGTCTGCTGCCCTTTCTACACTCTTGCCATCACGGAGATTCCATTTTGCACATGTGGATGAGTGCCAGTTTAAAGGTTTTAGCGCGAGAAAGATACCTATCCTCGGCCGACGACGTCAAATCTATTCATAAGCAAATCTGTTATTATCTAGTCAAACGGTGGAACGAATCGCACGGAACCAGCGGCACCAGTGACTCAAAATCTGTGATAAAACCATCAGAGAACAATTTAGTCCACGAACTACCTTACCACAGTATTTTAAGCGGAAGTAAAGACCGCAAGCTTCTGGACTCCTTTATTTACAACCCAGTTTGGTTGGCAGATAGCATCGATTTTACCTCTACAGTCCACGTGTGCCAGGTGTTGAGATTTGTCCAGACGGAGCCGGATGGTGACGACAGTATAGACCTGGAAACCATGCTGCAAGTCATATGGCTCTCCCACCAAGCACTGGACGTCAGTGGACGGCAGATCTATTCTCAGATGATCACCCGTCTGCGCTCGGTCATGCACGACGCAAAAAGGCTGCCAAAAATCTCAAAACTGTTCAACGTTTGCCGCTCGTCGAAAGTGTCGTACGTCGTTCCGTCGAAGATGTGTCTCGCGCGTGACATCAAAGAAGCCGACAGGCTGGCGGAGTGTCACGGAGAGGCCCCGTGCAGCCTGTACGTGATCGGACCCAACAGCGGGAGAGTCGCCAACCTGTTCGACGAGAAGGGAGAGATAGTGATATGGGATCTGAGTTCCGGGGAGCAGGTGAAGACTCTGAGGAATCTAAACCATCCGAGAGCTCTGGCCATGATCGACGACAGCAGGGCCGTGATTCTCTGCGACAGAGAGCTCAAAGTGTACGACCTGGACCGGGAACAAGTGGTCAGGAACCTCAGGGGCGTCCTCAACCTCAAGATGCCTCTGTTCAGCGTTCCCAACCAGGAGAACGTCGTCGCTCTGTCCAGAAACAGGATGTACGTCAATGTCCTGGACATCGCCACTGGCGATATGGTGGCGACGTTTAAAGCAGGGGAGGACCGTTTCCTGGACAGCCTGCTTGTCAGCAAGAACGGCAATGTTCTGGTGTGCGGGGACGCCACGCAGAAGCCGTCGCCTCTCCTTGTGTGGAACCTCAAGGAAAGTAGACTGGTGCACGACCTGCGCATGGCGCAGCACGAGTACATCACGAGCATCGCAGACGTGACCAATGACGGCCATTATGTGGTCTGCGCATGCGTG GAGCTGGACACTGAGAACCCCAACTTCGTTGCGGTGTACGACCTGGCAAGTGGCCAGCTCTTCAAGGTACTCAAGACGACTCGCAACACGACGTGCCTGTCCACCGACGTCCACCTCAACTGCGTGGTCAGCGGGCTCGAGACAGGGGACTTCCTCGTCTGGGACCTGGTGTCGGGTCACACCAA
- the LOC121388670 gene encoding uncharacterized protein LOC121388670 isoform X2 has product MTECQAEKYLLSAQEDELTSALTLSGIQPGHVVMINRNFVRLQDHLAPNYFNMNDGVIDKHSQAKIHQLKELVESIIPGANVIRHSVKWKSLDNDLGETFEDREYLKRFTTEVEAAVLKVIGDHVDTEDRSPYNNYTGINRRLCEELMHQSRLCQTFSNEVNSSVIAKLRTYLQNSAQNPMVLHGPPGSGRSSVIAKMAAECPRLLPEAAALVRFCGMTPFSCSMFSVFHSIIQQIDCLNESSFNPGKDEMPHRSFPVYSERACFQTLLDLATELQPLVILMDDVTADSGSWLPRQLPPHVKMIVTLQDQQTVERLKKDFRQDNCFIELPELSGENSKYLNALTKHLLSECTLKSNAPFEVSGGTEKKTTPNESVNIKTISDEYFSVIERQFGRDLVVRILRLLLSAKVGLMSSALIDLLLDDDDANSVPTRHLVTTTWQCVRCCLLPFLHSCHHGDSILHMWMSASLKVLARERYLSSADDVKSIHKQICYYLVKRWNESHGTSGTSDSKSVIKPSENNLVHELPYHSILSGSKDRKLLDSFIYNPVWLADSIDFTSTVHVCQVLRFVQTEPDGDDSIDLETMLQVIWLSHQALDVSGRQIYSQMITRLRSVMHDAKRLPKISKLFNVCRSSKVSYVVPSKMCLARDIKEADRLAECHGEAPCSLYVIGPNSGRVANLFDEKGEIVIWDLSSGEQVKTLRNLNHPRALAMIDDSRAVILCDRELKVYDLDREQVVRNLRGVLNLKMPLFSVPNQENVVALSRNRMYVNVLDIATGDMVATFKAGEDRFLDSLLVSKNGNVLVCGDATQKPSPLLVWNLKESRLVHDLRMAQHEYITSIADVTNDGHYVVCACVELDTENPNFVAVYDLASGQLFKVLKTTRNTTCLSTDVHLNCVVSGLETGDFLVWDLVSGHTKFYIHGVGSWFNCMAMASQSPICMSYYTGVKKNPEARTVCLWDYKKGCLLTSFTFDSPLTCAVLSPDGHKVVVGLHGYEDIIVLRLTPMVYQEGSNSRNDES; this is encoded by the exons ATGACTGAATGCCAGGCTGAGAAATATCTGCTATCTG CACAAGAGGATGAACTGACGTCGGCGCTGACGTTGAGCGGAATTCAGCCGGGACACGTCGTCATGATCAACAGGAACTTCGTCAGGCTTCAGGATCACTTGGCGCCCAACTACTTTAACATGAACGACGGCGTGATCGACAAGCACTCGCAGGCGAAGATTCACCAGCTGAAGGAACTCGTCGAGTCCATTATTCCCGGAGCCAACGTCATCCGGCACAGCGTCAAGTGGAAGTCGTTGGACAATGACCTTGGAGAGACGTTCGAGGACCGCGAGTATTTGAAGCGATTTACCACAGAAGTGGAAGCCGCCGTTCTCAAGGTCATTGGCGATCACGTGGACACCGAGGACAGGTCTccgtataataattatacag GTATTAATCGTCGGCTTTGCGAAGAACTGATGCATCAATCTCGTCTGTGCCAAACATTCTCAAACGAAGTGAACTCATCTGTGATAGCCAAGCTGCGAACCTACCTCCAGAACAGCGCCCAGAATCCCATGGTGCTACACGGCCCGCCCGGAAGTGGAAGGTCCAGCGTCATAGCCAAGATGGCGGCCGAGTGCCCTCGTCTGCTTCCGGAAGCGGCGGCGCTGGTGCGGTTCTGCGGCATGACGCCGTTCTCGTGCAGCATGTTCAGTGTGTTTCACAGCATTATTCAGCAGATCGACTGCCTGAACGAGTCCAGCTTCAACCCTGGTAAAGATGAG ATGCCGCACCGATCATTCCCTGTCTATTCGGAACGCGCGTGCTTTCAAACTCTTCTTGACCTTGCCACCGAACTCCAGCCATTGGTCATTCTGATGGATGACGTGACCGCTGACTCGGGAAGTTGGTTGCCAAGGCAACTCCCGCCCCACGTGAAGATGATCGTCACTCTGCAAGACCAGCAGACAGTCGAACGACTTAAGAAGGAT TTTCGTCAAGACAACTGTTTCATTGAACTGCCAGAACTCAGTGGTGAAAATTCTAAATATTTGAACGCCTTGACGAAACATCTTTTATCTGAATGCACATTAAAGAGCAACGCACCTTTCGAAGTATCTGGTGGTACAGAGAAGAAAACCACACCAAACGAATCAGTAAACATCAAAACAATATCAGACGAATACTTCAGCGTTATCGAGAGGCAGTTCGGACGTGATCTAGTTGTTCGTATTTTGCGATTGTTGTTGTCGGCAAAAGTGGGGCTGATGAGTTCGGCACTAATAGACCTGTTGCTAGACGACGACGACGCCAATTCTGTTCCCACAAGGCATCTCGTGACGACCACGTGGCAATGCGTCAGATGTTGTCTGCTGCCCTTTCTACACTCTTGCCATCACGGAGATTCCATTTTGCACATGTGGATGAGTGCCAGTTTAAAGGTTTTAGCGCGAGAAAGATACCTATCCTCGGCCGACGACGTCAAATCTATTCATAAGCAAATCTGTTATTATCTAGTCAAACGGTGGAACGAATCGCACGGAACCAGCGGCACCAGTGACTCAAAATCTGTGATAAAACCATCAGAGAACAATTTAGTCCACGAACTACCTTACCACAGTATTTTAAGCGGAAGTAAAGACCGCAAGCTTCTGGACTCCTTTATTTACAACCCAGTTTGGTTGGCAGATAGCATCGATTTTACCTCTACAGTCCACGTGTGCCAGGTGTTGAGATTTGTCCAGACGGAGCCGGATGGTGACGACAGTATAGACCTGGAAACCATGCTGCAAGTCATATGGCTCTCCCACCAAGCACTGGACGTCAGTGGACGGCAGATCTATTCTCAGATGATCACCCGTCTGCGCTCGGTCATGCACGACGCAAAAAGGCTGCCAAAAATCTCAAAACTGTTCAACGTTTGCCGCTCGTCGAAAGTGTCGTACGTCGTTCCGTCGAAGATGTGTCTCGCGCGTGACATCAAAGAAGCCGACAGGCTGGCGGAGTGTCACGGAGAGGCCCCGTGCAGCCTGTACGTGATCGGACCCAACAGCGGGAGAGTCGCCAACCTGTTCGACGAGAAGGGAGAGATAGTGATATGGGATCTGAGTTCCGGGGAGCAGGTGAAGACTCTGAGGAATCTAAACCATCCGAGAGCTCTGGCCATGATCGACGACAGCAGGGCCGTGATTCTCTGCGACAGAGAGCTCAAAGTGTACGACCTGGACCGGGAACAAGTGGTCAGGAACCTCAGGGGCGTCCTCAACCTCAAGATGCCTCTGTTCAGCGTTCCCAACCAGGAGAACGTCGTCGCTCTGTCCAGAAACAGGATGTACGTCAATGTCCTGGACATCGCCACTGGCGATATGGTGGCGACGTTTAAAGCAGGGGAGGACCGTTTCCTGGACAGCCTGCTTGTCAGCAAGAACGGCAATGTTCTGGTGTGCGGGGACGCCACGCAGAAGCCGTCGCCTCTCCTTGTGTGGAACCTCAAGGAAAGTAGACTGGTGCACGACCTGCGCATGGCGCAGCACGAGTACATCACGAGCATCGCAGACGTGACCAATGACGGCCATTATGTGGTCTGCGCATGCGTG GAGCTGGACACTGAGAACCCCAACTTCGTTGCGGTGTACGACCTGGCAAGTGGCCAGCTCTTCAAGGTACTCAAGACGACTCGCAACACGACGTGCCTGTCCACCGACGTCCACCTCAACTGCGTGGTCAGCGGGCTCGAGACAGGGGACTTCCTCGTCTGGGACCTGGTGTCGGGTCACACCAA